Genomic window (Lucilia cuprina isolate Lc7/37 unplaced genomic scaffold, ASM2204524v1 Scaffold_6403, whole genome shotgun sequence):
AAAATGtatctaatcaatagtctacactctagtctagtctgtaaaaACAATTAGTCTGTTATCTAGTCAacggtctagtctttagtctagataCTCAAGACTATtaatcagtctttagtcttgttcTTAATCCAGCATTTAACCTAGTATATCGTCTAGTTTCCACTTCAGTaattaatcttaaaaatttccaCCAACAGGACTGGAACATCTACATATCGAACGAACAATTTTTCGAAAAACTTACCTGTATTGAGAAAACTTTGGCACGAAGACAGGGTCTACGTCGTGGATGGTTAACTTACAGTGAACTCATACAAATGTTGCCCTCATTCACATTGGCAAAGTTTTTACTCAATAACATAACCGTGATAGCAGTCAGTTATGCTGCCAGTGTTATAACCATAGCAGGTGCATTATTTTTGGCAGCACAAATTCCTGGCACATCGTTGCATCGTCAACGTTCCTCGCAAATAACAACGAATAACACGGATATACTTAGTGAAACCGATGTAATCGATGCTGGTGTTAAGCTAAATGCTTCTACTCCCCTGGAAACTACATCACACGTGGATATAATGCAACAGCACAATCATACACAAAATATGGCATTAAATGTCGAAGATGAATTGCTCAAATTGGAAAGACAATATCGTGAAGAAGCTTTACGTGATAGCGTTCAACAAAAGAATAATGAAATTAATACAGAATTCCGTCTTACATTGCCGCAACAAATGCTAATGGCTAAAATTAATGTCAATCAAAAGTGTGCTAAACATGGTCAACAATATCAGCAACAGGCGCAATGGTTTGCTCACAAAGAGGAGTATAGTGATTATGGTAAAATGTCCTTAGAAGATAAAAACAATTACAGTAATGAACTATATCGTCAAGCTCTGCTAATGCCAACCCGCCCGGACTATAAGACTAAAGAGATCTGCACTGGTTTCAAACCGGAAAGGAAACATTTTAAATCTTATGATAATTCTACTGTGGTAGGTTTACTCTGGCACTTTTTGGCTGATACTGTACAACATTCAAGTTTTATGCGTTTGCCTTTTGTTTGGCTAAAGTTTATGTAAACTTAAAGACAAACAGCGCAGGAATACAGTGAATAATTTAGGCGATTTCTAAAAGTCTTATAAGCCGCATTATATATGAAaagtttattcttttaaaatttaacttttatcttttttccttaacaacttttttcattttatatttaaacaaaaattaacgtTTGCTGAAACGTGAGAAATATGCAAATAtaatttgcatataaataaaactaactaacaaaaaaattaacatatttataatattaaacaaaatatattatatattttttgagcatacataattatgtaaatgtagtttttatttagaaattttttatacaacataTTATTgagtaaatttataacaaaaaataatgtaatttacACGGCGTCGAATATTAAGTATTTGAGCTAAGAAACTTACCTAATGAGACCAGTGT
Coding sequences:
- the LOC124421219 gene encoding uncharacterized protein LOC124421219, with product LVLNPAFNLVYRLVSTSVINLKNFHQQDWNIYISNEQFFEKLTCIEKTLARRQGLRRGWLTYSELIQMLPSFTLAKFLLNNITVIAVSYAASVITIAGALFLAAQIPGTSLHRQRSSQITTNNTDILSETDVIDAGVKLNASTPLETTSHVDIMQQHNHTQNMALNVEDELLKLERQYREEALRDSVQQKNNEINTEFRLTLPQQMLMAKINVNQKCAKHGQQYQQQAQWFAHKEEYSDYGKMSLEDKNNYSNELYRQALLMPTRPDYKTKEICTGFKPERKHFKSYDNSTVVGLLWHFLADTVQHSSFMRLPFVWLKFM